The nucleotide sequence GGTTCTAAGTGTGTGCTGTTATAGACACTAATTTGTCTTTGCCTCCGAAACGAACCAAACCGACCCGAAACCTGTTAGATGGTGTAGCTGTTGTAGGTGTAAAGTAGTTGTTTTTTGCAGTTTTGGTAGTAGTAGTACTGATAGTAGTAGAGGACTTGCAATTAAAATGGATTACTTTTTCGACACTGCAATATAGAGAAACGAAAACATTCAGTTTACTGGAAATGTCTAGAAACAATGAAACTATCTAAATAGTATTAATGGAGATTGGTCCTTGGCAAGTTGTAGAGTTAGTCAATTTATTAGAAGCAAAAAGGTGGCAAATGGGTTTAAactaattaattttttttaaattactgTGCTAAGTAATCACCAGAtgatataaaaattaaaaattgtaacttaATAATTTCTCAATCCAGGTTCCTAATCCAATTTTTCCCATATCTTAGATATATCGTTGAAGTAGATAACAAATCGAAATAGGCTTATCAGAGAATGGTAATTAGGCCAATTAGGTTTATTTTCAGTTCTCTGCCGAGGAATAGCGACATTCGAGTTTCAGACTATATTTCAAACTTTGTTTACGGTGCGAAAAATCTATGGGGATCTTGTCGAGGGTCCGGGAGCTACACGTTAATTACAACATTGCGGTTGCTTACCGGTATTGTCGTTGAGCAGGGGATCGAAAGCCTCCAGCACACTCACACGGGAGCTGAAAGGGCAAAAGAATAACATATTACAACAGAAACTTATAGTTTGTCCATCGATAGTGATACATACTAATCCTCGTGGTTCAGGTCAATCAAATCGTTTCCCCGGCGTGGGGCAGGTGGATGACCATTGTTTCCGGTGTGGCTACTGGAGCTTATGCTGCCAGTCGAGGGCACTTGACGTCGCGCCTGGAAGGCTGCCCCATTTCCCTCCGCGGGGGAGGAAGCGGAATGATTGGACGGTTGGCTGTGATGGCTCGTTGCCGGTGCTGGAGCAGCGGGTTGCGACTGAGGACGACGCAAATCCATGTGCGTGTAAGCACCTCCAAAACCATATCCCTGCGATGGATACTGCGGCGGCATAAAAGCAGCCGACCCGGGGACTATGGGTGCCGTGTAGGGCGTTACCACTGCTCCCGGATAATACAAATAGGCGTTTGGTTGAGGCACTGGAGCCACGGCCATTTGAGCAGGCATGCTATACAGCCGCTGTAGCTCCTCGTTGTTCAGGGGCCTCTGTTGTTGAGCAGCTGGTTGGTATGGCACCAACTGCAGGTCACCGTAGGcacctcctgctcctcctcctcctgcaaCCATGCCATATGGTGGGGGTTGAACCGGAGTCGGATGTTGCTGTTGAGGAGGATAGCCGTAATGAGTCGGCACCGATGCCGCCGCTATTGATCCCATGGGCACCATAGCAGACTGCGGATTGGTTGGCTGCATTCGCTGCAGATCTTCGATGAGTTTGCCAAAGGGACTACTACTTTCCGGCTGCTTGCTGGTGGGACTTGCGAAGCAGATCAGGTCGTTATCCGATCCCTGAGCAGGCGGCGTGCGCGATCGTTCCACATTTCCAGGACTGGCGGCCACCTGATGGACCTCCGAGTGGCGACGAGCTACTCGCTGCGCCGCCTGGTAATCCCGACCAGTAAGGTAGGAGCTTTGCTGGTAGCCAGGGCCGGATCCGTACTTCTTGTTTCGCCGGTAATCATCGAGGGCCTGCTGCTCCAGACTCAGGGCGGTGGCTTTGGCCAGGTCATCCTGGAACTGCTTGTCGTAGTCGATCTGCGCCTGATTTGACATTATCCCCTCTGAAGCGTCCGTTCCGTTGAACTGCGAATGACGACCAGAACAGAAAGTAagaaattttcaaattttgtttcaatttttttagtattttctcTTTCAATGCTTTATTTGTTATTCCCGTGGTGAACAAAGGCGTTTGCTTTTTGACTTCCTTATCGCTGCGATAACAAACAGGCGGCGATAAAAGCGATTATGCCGTGTAAAAGGCAGTGGTATGAGTACTTGCATGAAGAACAGGTGAGAAACCATTCTATGGGGGGACTACCCCTTCGGAAAGAGTGGTGGTGCCTATCGCTAGTTTTTTATTGAGTTCCAAAAGAGGACCGTCAATAAGCATTGGCAATCACCAGCGGGCACCGATTGGATGATTCAGAAACCGGGCGATAACATATTGAATGCTTAAATAGTTTCGATAGTTGAGCGTCACCAGCCTTATTTCATGCATTCAACCAGTTGTGTACTTTCGATCAAGATTTAAATTactaatttataatttttcttataaatTAAATCGGTTTTCTATTCAAAGAAACATATTACTTCTAAGTTTTAAAATGGaatgaaaaaatgttaatcgtaCAGTGGATATCTTTATATGGTATTATTTTGaaagtaaaaaaatgttaCCCAAGAAGCTAAGAGTAaccaataaaaaattaaaattattaacaaACCATCTAGAACatcttaaaatttgttttttttttaaacattaaagACCATATTGGCTCAAAAGTTTATTACTCATACGCACAGTTGGCTTTGCATCAAATTGTAGTTTACCAACCTAGAATTCTCGGTATTTCCTTTAAGTTTTTAAACGAGATCAGACAGTTGAATAAATTAGTAAGGGAagatcaatattttttttaattctaaGTAAAAAACCTGCCGTATGAGTATCTTTTAAAAGAACCGTTTCAAATCTATTGTCAGGAGTAATTTACCATTTTTCCCAAAAATTCCAATAGTCCTATACTCTAAAGTATTTCGAATCTGGATAGTACGAACGGAAACACCAAATAATGAAATTTAACTTAATGAGGGAAGTTGGGCCTTCCACTTTTTAAGTGTGATAAGTATACAGAATGTTCCTATTCCGAAAAGATATGAACAATATATTGCGGATCCATGCTAATACTTGTGTACGTTGTACATGTTGTACgtacatatacatacattatggtttatatataaacaaattgCAAGCGCTCCGAATTTGTGATTGCGATACAGCCGAATGGCGCAAATGGCGCAATTGAGCGCGcaattgtaaataaataaataaataaataaatacaaacaaTAGCGGCGGCATCAACTGGCGTGAATGAATGCTGCGAGTACCAATGCCCCAGAGAATGTACATTTATAAGTACATATGTATATCTGCAAGGGAAGCGTTTTGATTTTTTCCCATTGAAAGCGTTTCGTATGCAGATAGGAAACAGCTGTTCGACATAAACACACCCACAATGGGCGCGAGTGTGTGTGCGCTCGGCGAAAGGAGAGGCAATGGAAGATAAGAAAATGCGAACCGGCGAGGGAGAGcaagagagagaaagagaggaCTTTTTGCCGCAAAGGTTAAGGTAAATCAATAGATTACAACAAATGCAAATAAACTATTCATAAACAAGAAATCAACTCAATTGATTGCCAATTTATTTGATGGCAAAAGAAAGCATAAAATTTCGAAACGTTGAATTTGGGTGGAAGGGCGAACGCAGCGCAAATGATAATGGAGATTGTCATTAATATGCAGACTCGTCTTCTTCTATGTGATTCTCATTCGCATATTGCCAACTTACTCGCTTTTCGAGGTGTCACCTCTGCTGATTTTTTTCGTGTTCCGTTTTTTACTGGCTGGGGTTACGAATTTAGACCATTTGGTATAGCGCTTGATTCTCCCTTGTTTTCCTTGCCTTTACGTTATAATGTTATAATTACCGAATACCGAATTGTTGTAACTTTCCGAATggttattttttgtttttggaaggggAGGTGCTTCTCCTCCTACACACCTACTCCCACACACACATGCGAAACGAACACACACACGAACACGAACAGATAACTTTGACAAAAACGAAATGGACAAAACGCCTAAATACTGATCAAATTGTTATTTCCCTATATTATTTTCCTGCACTATCACATACTATTTACACATTTATTGAgttatgtacattaaaaaacagCTTTTTATATGCGAATACGCGAATACCAAACGCAAAACGGAATGCAACAAGCATTAGAGATGGAAACACAAATCGATATATTTTATGAAACATCGATTGATGCTACTGCGGAAATGGGTTCGATTCGCAGAGTGCTGCCAGATGTGGAAAAGTATGAGACatatttatgaaaattaaAGTATGGAAGGCGCCTTGATTCAAAAATTGGGataagtgaaacttttttttcacGCAGAGATGGTGACTACTTTCATGTCTACCGtttctttattttcgttttatGAACGTAAAGTTCAAGTTGGTATTACTCCACGCCCGGAACAACGACAAATTGTTTCGGACCAACTGCATTTGAACGTCCGCTCGATTCGGATACGATTTGCTTATGCCGATCAACTTTTATCTTCAGTTATTCTCTTAGTGAAAAAGATCGATGTTGCAATTTTAAGCGGCTGTGTAAGGAGACTAAGTATTAACAAGCGgaatgaaataaaattaatatctTGTGGGAGCCACAGAACGTGCATGCCTAATCCATGATTTTAAGctttcatagtttccgagacaaGATCAcagcgtttatacggacagacggacatggctagtcacatactttccgacgaatctgatatacccttttactctacgagtagcgggtataaatattgcttaaaacccaaagaaacatttaaaaaacattaaaaaaacaaggaagaacgctatagtcgagtacctcgactatcagatacccgttactcagctaaatagggatatgcaagtagcaaagcgagattaaaatgcgccacctaccggcggtatacagatttaagcgttatgggcgttagagtgggcgtggcaaatttttttttggaccaatcgataggtattgacaagaccaatacatttcagttaaatttgtttatctagcatgaaaattgtgggcgtcacaggttttcgcggtttgtgggcggtaaagtgggcctggaaaacttttttttggaccaatcgataggtattgatgagaacaatacatttcagttaaaattttttatctagcatgaaaattgtgggcgacacaggttttcgcggtttgtgggcgttaaagtgggcgtggcaaacttttttttgggtcaatcgataggtattgatgagaacaatacatttcagttaaaattttctatctagcatcaaaactgtatgagccacagttttgggcggtttgtgggcgttagagtgggcgtggcactctactgaaacaaacttgcgctgcgcaggaatctcaggaatctgcgtgcctaatcccagtattgtaactctcatagtttccgagatctcagcgttcatacggacagacggacagacggacatggctagatcgactcggctagtgatcctgatcaagaatatatatactttatggggtcggaaacgcttccttctgcctgttacatactttccgacgaatctagtatacccttttactctacgagtaacgggtataacaatcCAGCGAAATAAGGTGTAGGGAACTTTATTAAGAATTTAACCATAACAGGAGACGAATTTAAGAAGTTTGAGCTCAAAACAAATCGAGTCGGATTGAAGGAAATAAAAAGCTGTTTAACCGCTGCGCTTCTTCCTGCGGTGGATCTTCCTGACCTTCTTGGGGCGGCGGGTCTTGCGCTTGTAGTGAACCACGtgcttcttttttttggtggAAGCagctgtggtggtggtggttgtggtgCTTGCGGTGGTTGTGGTGGTCGTGGACGCggctgtggtggtggtggtggaggtggaggcTTCCGTAGTAGTTGTGGATGTGCCTGTGGCAGCACTCGACAGGCTCACCAGGCAGCATCCCAGGATGGCCAAAAGGAGCAGCGCACAGTAGTACTTCATGTTGGCCACTGGTAGTTGGGTATGATCAACTGATGCTGTTCTGGCTGGACCACCACACTTTTTATACCTATTTTGTAAGGTAGGAGGCCAACATCTGACGGATTTGGGTTTATCCGCATTAGCGTGAGAACCGTACGCATAATACTATCTGATCCAGGCTactcaaataaaaatttgCAAAATACTGAGCCTACCACAAAGCAGCTGTGCaaactttaaagatatttCGCGAACTTTAATTCGCTGGAGTCATGTTGACACTGCTTCGAGTTTCAGCTGGTTATATTTATACACGCACTTTTTAATTGCATTATATCACTGGTTACAAACGTGAAAAAACAGCTCGGTAAAATAGATTGTTTGCTCCATTAGGCAAGCACGAAGATAAATATGCGTAATAGGGCCAGAATGATATTGGTACAAAAAACGTCAATTTAAaatggtatactagattcgtggAAAAGTATGTTTCatgtagaaggaagcgtttccgaccccataaagtatactCGTACATTTTCTTGaacaggatcactagccgagtcgatctagccatgtccgtctgcccgtccCTCCGTATGAcagctgagatctcggaaactataagagctagaatgtttggattaagcatgcagattcttgggtTTCCTGCGCAGcttaagtttgtttcagcagggtgccacgcccactctaacgcccacaaacgactATAACCATCGACTatattgttttcttttgttcTGTTATAATGCATTTGGCAACTCCAATCAAAAGAGAGGGGAGAAAAGAGTGGACTTATAGCATAAAATATTCTCGCATGTGTcctatatatttaaatctatattatatctttaaagttccatctttttttcatttatttattcgttGATAAGTTTCTATTGTTATAATTGAAGTCTTTTAAACTGACACTCCCGAATAAGTCTCTATTTAAAGTTGGCCAAGAATGCCTCATCCAGGTCCAGGTTCCTGCCGTGATCCATGGCCACTTTGGAGTCATCGTCCAGCCCACCAGTAAGTCCGTAATCGGCATCGTCGAGGGAACTACTGGGTGGTGCATTGTACATCCTGCGGTAGGAGGCCTCGATGTTCTCGTCCAGCATTCGCTCCACAATGTCACTCTGAGCCTGTCCCGGTTTTTGAGCGGACATTTTGAGCAGGAGATCCGCACTGCTGGTGGTCATTTGCGGCAACTGATGGTCCGTGGTTGTCTGGAGATTATTATTACCCCTTCGCACTGCGATCTCTGCAGACTCAGCTCCCATTTTGCAAAGGGCACATCTGCTACGTAGAATCTGCTTCTTCAGATTAACCAGGGCGATGCGATCCTGCGCCAAAAGCATTCGTTCCTGGGCCAGCTGGGCCTCCTTCTCGCCGAGATCGTGGGCCCGCTTGCCGATTATCTTGAGCTTGGCCTGGAGCAGCTGGTCAGCTTCGCGAGCCTTGTGCTCGGAAACGTGAGTGCGACTGGTGGCCATACGATAGGCGCCGGTGGCCTGGGCCAGTTCGTCCTCCTTTAGATTCAGGGCGTTCTCCTTGTCCAGAAGCAGGCGTTTGCGCTGCTCCACCTCGCGCTGTAGCTTGTGGCAGCGATCCCGCTCCTCATCTGCACGCCGGATGGCCTCGCGGGCCACCTGCAGCTGGGCCTCCAGCTCCCGGCGATCCTTGTCTAGGTCGCCGTGCTCGTGGAGCTGCTGCCTCAGTTCCATTTGCTGGCGTTCCACTGCCAGTTGGTTGCGCTCCTGCTGGAGATCGTGGTGCAGTCGCTCTGTCTCCGCCAACTGGAGGGATTTCAGGTCCTCCACTCGCTTCTCATCCCGCTTCATTTGCTCGCGGTGGAATTCCTTTTCGCGCTCGAAAGCCTTGCGTTCCGCCTCCAAACTGGACATGCGCTGACGCAGCTGCCAGTTCTCCTCGGCGGAGTCCTTGGACAGGCGGCCCAGCTGCAACTCCAACGTGCTCACCAGTTCCATCAGGCGGCGCTTCTCCTCGTCGGCCGTCTCCTCGTCCATCTTTAAACGCCTCTCCTGGTCGGCCAATCGACGTTCCCGCGCCTCTAGCTGGCGTTCCTTTTCCTGGTTGCCACTCATCCCATCACGAAGCTCTTGAAGGTTGCTGGAGGCCAGGCGAAGCGTCTCCAGATAATTGCCGTGATCCTGCACCGCTGAGAGCTCCAGCATCTTGGCCTGACGAATTCCCTCGAGATCAAGTTCGTGGGACTGACGCAGCTTGCGCACTTCATCCTCATGATCGTTCCTCAGGTTGGAGATCTGCTCCACGTAGTCCTCCTTCTGCTTCTCCAGTTTGTCGGTGTAGTACTGGCGTAACTCCGCGTTCTCTAATTTAAGACGATCTTCGACGGCGGACAAGTGCTCCTCCAGCACTTTTATTTGCTTCCTGGAAAAATaaagatattttattttaagggGTAAAATTTATAGTTTTTAGTGGAAAATATGTTTAACATGTAAACAAAATATGTTATCactttaaaaatcattttgatCGAGTAGTAAATTTAAGGTAGGTTTAAACCTGAAAAAACTTCTTATTAAAacttattattaaaatatacttttatttaaaaaatgtaagcaCCATATCTGCAAATACATAACCTGAATAGCGACTGACTTACTTATAGGAGGTATCGATCATTTCGATCTCCTGCTCATAGTTGACCTTCATGTTGGCCACCAGCTCATCCAGTCGCTGCTTCTCCAGCAGATTCCGCTTGGCATCCATTTCGAGTAGGAGCAAGTGCTCCTGCTCTTGACTGGCCGCCTTTTTGGCCTCCTTTGCTTCCAGTTCCGGCTTATCAAGGGGCGCGGGTGCGGAGACCACTTCCTGGACATGCACAGGTTGTGACATCATCAGCTGAATATGCATGTTGATCCGCTCCTGCTGCACCTTAATGTGCTCCTCCATTTGCTGCTGGCGCTGCAGTTGCTGTTGGATTAGGGCCTGGAACTTGCGGTCCTGGTTCTCTTGGCGCCTCTGCATTTCGAGTAGGGTCCTCTCCTGGTTCTTCATTTGCGCTGCAATCACCAACTGCGCCTCCTGTTGCTGCAGGGCATTGAATTTTTGATTGCTTTCCAGATTGAGATTGCTCAGCATGAGGATATTCTGGGTAGAGGCAGTGACGCCAGATGGAGCGGGTACAACAGTCATTTCCGGTTCCGGCTCCATTTCGTTCTCATCGGAGTCGGGAAGGCGCAGAATTTCGGTTGTACTCTTCGATGGACCTTCACTGGAGGACTGCTTCTTAGGGCTTTGTGGTTTGGGCGTCATGGGTCGCTGATCCTGCTCTTGCTCCTGTTCCAGACCCAACCAATCGGCGGTGGTTCCCCGCTTCCTGGAAACCGGCGTGGACATGCCCGAAACAGTGGCATTTGTATCCCTGCCAAAAAGTCCCAGGGGATCGGCATTAATGGTAGCCGATTGCGCGGAGCTCCTTCTGCCCGTGGAAGTCTTGGGTCGCGCCTGCGAATTATCCGTGGTGGTGTCCGTGGACTGGCGGGACATCGATGGCTTAGCGGTGGCAGGACGCTTGCCGGCATCCCCAGACAGAATCTCATCAAAGATGTTTTTCTTGGGTTCGACATTGCTGGTTAGCAGATCATCAAACAGGCTTTTCTTGGCACCACCACTCTTGGGTCGCTTGGGATCGAAACCCAAGTCATCGTCCTCGGCCAGATCATCGTCCAGCGATATCGACGGCTTCTGCTTCACAATTCTTGGTGTGCTGGTGGCATTGGGCTTGGTCCTGGCTCCCGATCCCTGGCCCTGCACATCCGCCTCCGTCTCCTCCTGAATGCCAAACAAATCCTCCAGTTTGCCCTTGGGCTTGGCCAGTTTCGCTGGTTTTTTAAGACCTCCTCCCCCTGGAGCGTCGAAAAAGTTGTCATTATCCAGGCTATTATCGCTCAGCAGATCCGCCAGTGGATCGTCGTTGAAATTCATGCTGAAgtcaaataaaagaaatgtaaAAGTAGAAGACTAAAACATGAATAAAAAACGGTTGCCTGGTAACGAATTTTAAATGTCTACAGCAAGAAAAGTTATCGAAAGCGATGGAGTTAACAACAATCCATATTCATATTTGGGACCCAAATGTAATGACCAACATAAACCAAATtcagaaatatttaagtttaaaCAATTGATAAGAACTACAATACCTTTAAAGACTATTTACATGGGTTTTCAAAGGCACATATgtttaaaatgcaaatttcAGAGGGataataagaaatattaacgaATAGATATGATAAAAATctatattttcttaaaaaacttATTAAGTACCGTTAAATTTATCTAGTAACGGTACATACCCAATAAAACAACTCGGTGTGCGGTCACACTATACCCGATAGGTGAGATAACTATCGCCATACATCGATAACAGTCttgttatttgttaaaaaaaattaattgtttGGCTGttaatttttggcaaaaatgaGCAATATTTACATCCAGGAGCCGCCCACATCGGGAAAAGTCCTTCTGAAGACCACTGTGGGCGACATAGACATCGAGCTGTGGGCGCGAGAGTGTCCAAAAGCCTGCCGGAACTTCATCCAACTCTGCCTGGAGGGATACTACAAGAACACCGAGTTTCACCGGCTGGTCAAGGGCTTCATTGTCCAAGGCGGAGATCCAAATGGCGATGGCACCGGCGG is from Drosophila suzukii chromosome 3, CBGP_Dsuzu_IsoJpt1.0, whole genome shotgun sequence and encodes:
- the Pi3K68D gene encoding uncharacterized protein Pi3K68D isoform X2: MSNQAQIDYDKQFQDDLAKATALSLEQQALDDYRRNKKYGSGPGYQQSSYLTGRDYQAAQRVARRHSEVHQVAASPGNVERSRTPPAQGSDNDLICFASPTSKQPESSSPFGKLIEDLQRMQPTNPQSAMVPMGSIAAASVPTHYGYPPQQQHPTPVQPPPYGMVAGGGGAGGAYGDLQLVPYQPAAQQQRPLNNEELQRLYSMPAQMAVAPVPQPNAYLYYPGAVVTPYTAPIVPGSAAFMPPQYPSQGYGFGGAYTHMDLRRPQSQPAAPAPATSHHSQPSNHSASSPAEGNGAAFQARRQVPSTGSISSSSHTGNNGHPPAPRRGNDLIDLNHEDYSRVSVLEAFDPLLNDNTVSKK
- the LOC108014014 gene encoding protein new-glue 1-like, with the protein product MKYYCALLLLAILGCCLVSLSSAATGTSTTTTEASTSTTTTTAASTTTTTTASTTTTTTTAASTKKKKHVVHYKRKTRRPKKVRKIHRRKKRSG
- the twy gene encoding fas-binding factor 1 homolog; protein product: MNFNDDPLADLLSDNSLDNDNFFDAPGGGGLKKPAKLAKPKGKLEDLFGIQEETEADVQGQGSGARTKPNATSTPRIVKQKPSISLDDDLAEDDDLGFDPKRPKSGGAKKSLFDDLLTSNVEPKKNIFDEILSGDAGKRPATAKPSMSRQSTDTTTDNSQARPKTSTGRRSSAQSATINADPLGLFGRDTNATVSGMSTPVSRKRGTTADWLGLEQEQEQDQRPMTPKPQSPKKQSSSEGPSKSTTEILRLPDSDENEMEPEPEMTVVPAPSGVTASTQNILMLSNLNLESNQKFNALQQQEAQLVIAAQMKNQERTLLEMQRRQENQDRKFQALIQQQLQRQQQMEEHIKVQQERINMHIQLMMSQPVHVQEVVSAPAPLDKPELEAKEAKKAASQEQEHLLLLEMDAKRNLLEKQRLDELVANMKVNYEQEIEMIDTSYKKQIKVLEEHLSAVEDRLKLENAELRQYYTDKLEKQKEDYVEQISNLRNDHEDEVRKLRQSHELDLEGIRQAKMLELSAVQDHGNYLETLRLASSNLQELRDGMSGNQEKERQLEARERRLADQERRLKMDEETADEEKRRLMELVSTLELQLGRLSKDSAEENWQLRQRMSSLEAERKAFEREKEFHREQMKRDEKRVEDLKSLQLAETERLHHDLQQERNQLAVERQQMELRQQLHEHGDLDKDRRELEAQLQVAREAIRRADEERDRCHKLQREVEQRKRLLLDKENALNLKEDELAQATGAYRMATSRTHVSEHKAREADQLLQAKLKIIGKRAHDLGEKEAQLAQERMLLAQDRIALVNLKKQILRSRCALCKMGAESAEIAVRRGNNNLQTTTDHQLPQMTTSSADLLLKMSAQKPGQAQSDIVERMLDENIEASYRRMYNAPPSSSLDDADYGLTGGLDDDSKVAMDHGRNLDLDEAFLANFK